The DNA sequence TTCCTATAAGCTTCGAAAGAATATACGTTACTGGTTGCCTCTATGATTATAGAGCCACCGTTGCCACCATTACCACCGTAGGGTCCTCCTTTAGGCAGGTACTTTTCCTTTCGCCAGGCAACAACACCATTACCACCTTTTCCAGCACGCAATTCTAAGGTAATTTGATCTACAAACATGAATACGTTTTTATCCTTCCTAAAAAAAAAGCTCGGTTTTATGCGAGAGCAGAAAACTGAGCTTTCTTAATGTTACTGAAAAATCGGAAGCAAGAATCTAAAGTTGCTCAGGAACAACAGAAATATAGGTACGATTTGTTTTTTTCATTACTACGATGCCGTCAACTAAAGCAAATAGGGTATCATCACGACCACGACCTACATTTTGTGCGGGATTCCATCGGGTTCCTCTCTGGCGAACAAGAATACTTCCAGTAGAAACTTTCTGTCCAGCACCTACTTTAACCCCGAGGCGCTTTGACTTTGAATCTCTGCCGTTTCGGCTTGCTCCCTGTCCTTTCTTATGTGCCATAACTCAAAACTCTCTAGCTGCTTTTTATATTACCAACTCACAGATCTTAACACGAAGATACTTCTGACGATGTCCATGCTTACGGTGATAATTTTTTCGTTTTTTATACTTATAAGCGACTACTTTTTCTCCTTTAACAAGAGAAAGATACTTAGCTTTTACCTCTGCACTAGCAAGTGTAGGACTTCCTAAAAATGCTTTAGTCCCATCAAATACGAATAACACATCTCGAAAAATGATTTCTTTATCCGAAGCAACGTCATCTAATAACTCAACATCAATCACATCGCCTACACGAACTTGATATTGCTTGCTTCCTGTTTGGACTACTGCGTAAGGCTCCATTAATCTTTTCCTTATGAATCTTTCTATGCTTAAAGTTAAGCGCCATTTGCTAAG is a window from the Chlamydia serpentis genome containing:
- the rplU gene encoding 50S ribosomal protein L21; protein product: MEPYAVVQTGSKQYQVRVGDVIDVELLDDVASDKEIIFRDVLFVFDGTKAFLGSPTLASAEVKAKYLSLVKGEKVVAYKYKKRKNYHRKHGHRQKYLRVKICELVI
- the rpmA gene encoding 50S ribosomal protein L27, which translates into the protein MAHKKGQGASRNGRDSKSKRLGVKVGAGQKVSTGSILVRQRGTRWNPAQNVGRGRDDTLFALVDGIVVMKKTNRTYISVVPEQL